In Desulfovibrio inopinatus DSM 10711, the DNA window CAATCCGGCCGGCAAGGCACTGACGTTTCAAGGCGCTCAATTCTGTTTCAGCAATGTTCAACCAACTCCCATGCTTGGGGGTATGGTGTATTTCAAGGCGTTGCGCAAGGCGTCTGGCTTCTTCTGCGGAAAACGCTGCGTAT includes these proteins:
- a CDS encoding transposase, yielding YAAFSAEEARRLAQRLEIHHTPKHGSWLNIAETELSALKRQCLAGRIDCIERMRTQVQAWNEDRNNRQSQVDWRFTTKDARIKLKRLYPKF